In the Acidovorax sp. A79 genome, one interval contains:
- a CDS encoding ABC transporter substrate-binding protein: MAFHKIRFISAAAVLAALSAGAQAQGAVNALCSTDAPWCEAAAKEFTRKTGIKVNQAHKGTGEIAAQLRAEANNPKTDIWWGGTGDPFLQAAEQGLLAEYRPAYLHDLHGWSVRQYAMSGHQVGGFYSSAIGFGYNTETLKKKKLPEPQCWADVIKPQYKGEVEISHPASSGTAYTVIAGLVQLMGEEKAFDYLKALHKNTTTYTRSGQAQAPNVAKGEVGVGITFMFNFEKWKADKYPVKTQAPCEGTSYEVGGIALVKGARNMENAKKYYDWLMSPEGQAVGAQVGSYQVPANKSFKMDPRIPTLDNVKLIKYDFEKYGKAAERRRLIDRWTKEVEALPR; this comes from the coding sequence ATGGCATTCCACAAGATTCGGTTCATTTCCGCCGCGGCCGTGCTGGCCGCGCTGTCGGCAGGCGCCCAGGCACAGGGCGCGGTCAACGCGCTGTGCAGCACCGACGCCCCCTGGTGCGAAGCCGCCGCCAAGGAGTTCACCAGGAAGACCGGCATCAAGGTCAACCAGGCCCACAAAGGCACGGGCGAGATCGCGGCCCAATTGCGCGCCGAGGCCAACAACCCCAAGACAGACATCTGGTGGGGCGGCACGGGCGACCCCTTCCTGCAAGCGGCCGAGCAGGGCCTGCTGGCCGAATACCGCCCGGCCTACCTGCATGACCTGCACGGCTGGAGCGTGCGCCAGTACGCGATGTCGGGCCACCAGGTGGGGGGCTTCTACAGCTCGGCCATCGGCTTTGGCTACAACACCGAGACGCTCAAGAAGAAAAAGCTGCCCGAGCCACAGTGCTGGGCCGATGTGATCAAGCCCCAGTACAAGGGCGAAGTGGAAATCTCGCACCCTGCCTCCAGCGGCACGGCCTACACGGTGATCGCGGGGCTGGTGCAGCTCATGGGCGAGGAGAAGGCCTTCGACTACCTCAAGGCGCTGCACAAGAACACCACCACCTACACCCGCAGCGGCCAGGCGCAGGCACCCAACGTGGCCAAGGGCGAGGTGGGCGTGGGCATTACCTTCATGTTCAACTTCGAGAAGTGGAAGGCCGACAAGTACCCGGTCAAGACCCAGGCGCCTTGCGAAGGCACCAGCTACGAGGTGGGCGGCATCGCGCTGGTGAAAGGCGCGCGCAACATGGAGAACGCCAAGAAATACTACGACTGGCTGATGAGCCCCGAAGGCCAGGCCGTGGGCGCCCAGGTCGGCAGCTACCAGGTGCCCGCCAACAAGAGCTTCAAGATGGACCCGCGCATCCCGACGCTGGACAACGTCAAGCTCATCAAATACGACTTCGAGAAATACGGCAAGGCCGCAGAGCGCAGGCGCCTGATCGACCGCTGGACCAAGGAAGTGGAGGCGCTGCCGCGCTGA
- a CDS encoding DegQ family serine endoprotease → MNTTTLTSTPRRLILALVAAGAVGATGAGLITGHQARALTPSAPIVAQTPAAPGGALPSFAQITAQNGPAVVNISVTGSTKTAMANDDEDDDEGRPTARQRRGPQIDPNDPFYEFFRQFGFPGGGAQGQPNVPTHGQGSGFIVSPDGLVLTNAHVVKGASEVIVKLTDRREFRAKVLGSDPKTDVAVLRIDAKNLPTVRLGSTRDLQVGEWVLAIGSPFGFENSVTAGVVSAKGRSLPDDSLVPFIQTDVAVNPGNSGGPLFNARGEVVGINSQIYSRSGGYQGVSFSIPIELAAKIKDQIVATGKVRHAQLGVAVQEVNQAFAESFALDKPEGALVASVSKGSPADKAGLQAGDVIRQVDGQPIVASGDLPAWVGQAQPGQQARLSVWRQGKPLELTATLGDSSDKASKQARNDDAVGKGQLGLSLRPLDPEERREVGVSEGLVIEQARGPAAAAGVQPGDVLLAINGAPARNIEQVRTAMAKAGKSVALLIERNGDKIFVPVRLG, encoded by the coding sequence ATGAACACCACGACGCTGACCTCCACCCCCCGCCGCCTCATCCTGGCCCTGGTGGCCGCAGGCGCGGTGGGTGCCACCGGCGCGGGCCTCATCACGGGGCACCAGGCCCGGGCCCTGACTCCCTCCGCGCCCATCGTGGCCCAGACCCCGGCGGCCCCGGGCGGCGCGCTGCCCAGCTTCGCGCAGATCACCGCGCAGAACGGCCCTGCCGTCGTCAACATCAGCGTGACGGGCAGCACCAAGACGGCGATGGCCAATGACGACGAGGACGATGACGAAGGGCGGCCCACAGCGCGCCAGCGCCGGGGCCCGCAGATCGACCCGAACGATCCGTTCTACGAGTTCTTCCGCCAGTTCGGTTTTCCCGGCGGGGGTGCGCAGGGCCAGCCCAACGTGCCCACGCACGGCCAGGGCTCGGGCTTCATCGTGAGCCCCGACGGCCTGGTGCTGACCAACGCCCATGTGGTCAAGGGCGCGAGCGAGGTCATCGTCAAGCTCACCGACCGGCGCGAGTTCCGGGCCAAGGTGCTGGGCTCCGATCCCAAGACCGACGTGGCCGTGCTCAGGATCGACGCCAAGAACCTGCCCACCGTGCGCCTGGGCAGCACGCGCGACCTGCAGGTGGGCGAATGGGTGCTGGCCATCGGCTCGCCCTTCGGCTTCGAGAACAGCGTGACGGCGGGCGTGGTCAGCGCCAAGGGCCGCTCGCTGCCCGACGACAGCCTGGTGCCCTTCATCCAGACCGATGTGGCCGTGAACCCCGGCAACTCGGGCGGGCCGCTGTTCAATGCGCGCGGCGAGGTGGTGGGCATCAACTCGCAGATCTACAGCCGCTCGGGCGGCTACCAGGGCGTGTCCTTCTCCATCCCCATCGAGCTGGCGGCCAAGATCAAGGACCAGATCGTCGCCACCGGCAAGGTGCGCCACGCGCAGCTCGGTGTGGCCGTGCAGGAGGTGAACCAGGCATTTGCCGAATCGTTCGCGCTCGACAAGCCCGAGGGCGCCCTGGTCGCCAGCGTCAGCAAGGGCAGCCCGGCCGACAAGGCGGGCCTGCAGGCCGGCGACGTGATCCGCCAGGTGGACGGCCAGCCCATCGTGGCCTCGGGCGACCTGCCCGCCTGGGTGGGGCAGGCGCAGCCGGGCCAGCAGGCCAGGCTCTCGGTGTGGCGCCAGGGCAAGCCGCTGGAGCTGACCGCCACGCTGGGTGATTCCAGCGACAAGGCCAGCAAGCAGGCGCGCAACGACGATGCCGTGGGCAAGGGCCAGCTGGGGCTGTCGCTGCGCCCGCTGGACCCCGAGGAGCGCCGCGAGGTGGGCGTGAGCGAGGGCCTGGTGATCGAGCAGGCGCGGGGCCCCGCCGCGGCGGCCGGTGTGCAGCCGGGCGATGTGCTGCTGGCCATCAACGGCGCGCCGGCCCGGAACATCGAGCAGGTGCGCACGGCCATGGCCAAGGCGGGCAAGTCGGTGGCGCTGCTCATCGAGCGCAACGGCGACAAGATCTTCGTGCCGGTGCGCCTGGGGTAA
- a CDS encoding catalase, protein MDTTVAPSTDWKEVVAPDEARRFAGYARQFAELQARKSHKYGNGRGLHRKQLTAARGQLQVLGDLPAFASHGLFAQPAQYDVRVRLSNGGMDKASDRKPDIRGFSFSVLGVKGDSALGNGPAKSQDFTLINQEKFAFPQSGEFVDFVVAASHGGGALIKFLVQRHGLLGAARQIAKTAKTFGLPFGGFAAHAVHSAAPIACGPYAVRVRLLPHVANGAPVTQVQDDWNAEFSARLRQQDLVWDLQLQPFVDEATTPIEDASVDWPTPYTTVARLTLPRQDPAADPALAAEVEAAVFDPWQALAAHRPLGDVMRARKVVYFESQKGRGAV, encoded by the coding sequence ATGGATACAACCGTTGCACCCAGCACTGACTGGAAGGAAGTGGTGGCGCCCGACGAAGCCCGGCGCTTTGCCGGGTATGCCCGCCAGTTCGCCGAACTACAGGCGCGCAAGTCGCACAAGTACGGCAATGGCCGTGGCCTGCACCGCAAGCAGCTCACCGCCGCGCGGGGCCAGCTGCAGGTGCTGGGCGATCTGCCTGCGTTTGCGTCCCACGGGCTGTTTGCCCAGCCCGCACAGTACGACGTGCGGGTGCGGCTGAGCAATGGCGGCATGGACAAGGCCTCCGACCGCAAGCCCGACATCCGGGGCTTTTCGTTCAGCGTGCTGGGGGTGAAGGGCGATTCCGCCCTGGGCAACGGGCCCGCCAAAAGCCAGGACTTCACGCTCATCAACCAGGAGAAGTTCGCCTTTCCCCAAAGCGGCGAGTTCGTGGACTTTGTGGTGGCTGCCTCGCATGGCGGCGGCGCGCTGATCAAGTTCCTGGTGCAGCGCCACGGGCTGCTGGGGGCCGCCAGGCAGATCGCCAAGACGGCCAAGACTTTCGGCCTGCCCTTCGGCGGCTTTGCCGCCCATGCCGTGCACAGTGCCGCGCCCATCGCGTGTGGGCCCTATGCGGTGCGTGTGCGCCTGCTGCCCCATGTCGCCAATGGCGCACCGGTCACCCAGGTGCAGGACGATTGGAACGCCGAGTTTTCGGCCCGCCTGCGCCAGCAGGACCTGGTGTGGGACCTGCAACTGCAGCCCTTCGTGGACGAGGCCACCACCCCCATCGAAGATGCCAGCGTGGACTGGCCCACACCCTACACCACCGTGGCCCGGCTGACCCTGCCCCGGCAGGATCCTGCGGCCGACCCCGCGCTGGCCGCCGAGGTGGAGGCCGCCGTGTTCGACCCCTGGCAGGCACTGGCGGCGCACCGGCCGCTGGGCGACGTGATGCGCGCCCGCAAGGTGGTGTACTTCGAGAGCCAGAAGGGGCGCGGGGCGGTGTAG
- a CDS encoding aldose epimerase family protein gives MAYSLSREAFQQELHGQRTDLFTLRGAGGLQVAVSNYGARLVQVAVPDGQGGLADVALGYDSLQGYLDGQLSMGALIGRWAGRLRAGKLTLPDGSLLQLPTNSGPHHHHGGPRGSRFQVFAVEEVRADALTLGHTFRTEDDGVPGTVRLQLRLQVTADNALHMAWTAEALYAPTVLNLTGHAFFNLAGRGSTHGHTLQVPASRYVPLAADVCPTGALAAVQGTPFDFREARHVGDAVAAPSEQLAQAGGLDHYLVLDEPDASRAPPVSSITPSGLRLAALLSEPVSRRAMEVWSTAPGVQVYAGHGLKADPARDRGRGAQQGNWLWQPGDGICLEPMEYPDAPNHAAFPMRWLAPGEVVRGAIVYRFRGL, from the coding sequence ATGGCTTACTCCCTTTCCCGCGAAGCGTTTCAACAAGAGCTCCACGGCCAGCGCACCGACCTGTTCACCTTGCGTGGCGCGGGCGGGCTGCAGGTGGCCGTGAGCAACTACGGCGCCCGCCTGGTGCAGGTGGCGGTGCCCGACGGGCAGGGTGGCCTGGCCGATGTGGCGCTGGGCTACGACAGCCTGCAGGGCTACCTGGACGGCCAGCTCTCCATGGGCGCATTGATCGGGCGCTGGGCCGGGCGTTTGCGCGCAGGCAAGCTGACCCTGCCGGATGGTTCGCTTTTGCAATTGCCCACCAACAGCGGTCCCCACCACCACCATGGCGGTCCCCGGGGCAGCCGCTTCCAGGTGTTTGCGGTGGAGGAGGTGCGGGCCGATGCGCTCACCCTGGGCCACACCTTTCGCACCGAAGACGACGGTGTGCCGGGCACGGTGCGCCTGCAGCTTCGCTTGCAGGTCACGGCCGACAACGCGCTGCACATGGCCTGGACGGCCGAGGCGCTGTACGCACCCACCGTGCTGAACCTCACCGGGCATGCGTTCTTCAACCTGGCGGGCCGTGGCAGCACCCACGGCCACACCCTGCAGGTGCCCGCCAGCCGCTATGTGCCGCTGGCCGCCGACGTGTGCCCCACCGGTGCGCTGGCTGCGGTGCAGGGCACGCCATTCGACTTTCGCGAGGCCCGCCATGTGGGCGATGCTGTGGCGGCGCCCAGCGAACAACTGGCCCAGGCCGGCGGGCTGGACCACTACCTGGTGCTGGACGAGCCGGATGCATCCCGTGCGCCGCCCGTGTCATCCATCACCCCGTCAGGCCTTCGGCTGGCCGCGCTGCTGAGCGAGCCCGTCAGCCGCCGTGCGATGGAGGTCTGGAGCACAGCGCCCGGCGTGCAGGTCTATGCGGGCCATGGCCTGAAGGCGGACCCGGCGCGGGACCGGGGCCGTGGCGCGCAGCAGGGCAACTGGCTCTGGCAGCCGGGTGACGGTATCTGCCTGGAACCCATGGAGTACCCCGATGCGCCCAACCACGCCGCCTTTCCCATGCGCTGGTTGGCGCCCGGGGAGGTGGTGCGGGGCGCGATCGTGTACCGGTTTCGCGGCCTCTGA
- a CDS encoding DMT family transporter, translating into MGHIRFSDRKVVVALALLCCLLWGSSYPAIKTGYAWFGIARSDIPSQLVFAGWRFLGAGLILLAWAVAMRKAVWSLGLAAGRQLVVLGLAQTTLQYVFFYVGLAHTTGVKGSIMNATGTFFSVLLAHWVYHNDRLSHAKLWGCVVGFAGVMVVNLGRGTLDMDFTLLGEGFVVIAALVLAAASIYGKQVSQRMDSVVMTGWQLGLGGAALLALGWGLGGSLSGFTWGSAALLVYLALLSSAAFSLWSILLKHNRVSQVTVFNFTVPIFGAALSALFLGEALWEWKNLLALVLVCAGIWLVTRDAPAAPPAAK; encoded by the coding sequence ATGGGTCACATCCGATTTTCCGACCGCAAGGTCGTCGTGGCGCTGGCGCTGCTGTGCTGCCTGCTGTGGGGCAGCTCGTACCCTGCCATCAAGACCGGCTACGCCTGGTTTGGCATTGCCAGGAGCGACATTCCCTCGCAGCTGGTATTCGCCGGTTGGCGCTTCCTGGGGGCGGGGCTGATCCTGCTGGCCTGGGCCGTGGCCATGCGCAAGGCCGTCTGGAGCCTGGGCTTGGCAGCAGGGCGACAGCTGGTGGTGCTGGGCCTGGCGCAGACCACGCTGCAGTACGTGTTCTTCTACGTGGGGCTGGCGCACACCACCGGGGTCAAGGGTTCGATCATGAATGCCACGGGCACGTTCTTCAGCGTGCTGCTGGCGCACTGGGTCTATCACAACGACCGACTGAGCCACGCCAAGCTCTGGGGCTGTGTGGTGGGATTCGCGGGCGTCATGGTGGTCAACCTGGGGCGCGGTACGCTGGACATGGACTTCACGCTGCTGGGCGAAGGCTTCGTGGTGATCGCGGCCTTGGTGCTGGCTGCCGCCAGCATCTACGGCAAGCAGGTCTCGCAGCGCATGGACTCTGTGGTGATGACAGGCTGGCAACTGGGACTGGGTGGCGCCGCGCTGCTGGCCCTCGGCTGGGGCCTGGGGGGCTCGCTCTCGGGCTTCACCTGGGGCTCGGCCGCGCTGCTGGTGTACCTGGCGCTGTTGTCGTCGGCCGCGTTCTCGCTGTGGAGCATCCTGCTCAAACACAACCGCGTGAGCCAGGTCACGGTGTTCAACTTCACCGTGCCGATCTTTGGCGCGGCGCTGTCGGCACTGTTTTTGGGCGAGGCGCTGTGGGAGTGGAAGAACCTGCTGGCCCTGGTGCTGGTGTGCGCGGGCATCTGGCTGGTGACGCGCGATGCGCCAGCCGCGCCACCCGCCGCCAAATAG
- the garD gene encoding galactarate dehydratase — protein MNDPMREPLTIRMHADDNVAIVANDGGLPAGTVLPEGVPGAGVTLRDKVPQGHKVALTDMAEGDVVRRYNVPIGYALKPIPAGSWVHERLLQMPSARALEGLPMATVKPPVLEPLTGYTFEGYRNADGSVGTRNILAITTTVQCVAGVVALAVRRIKAELLPLYPQVDDVIGLEHTYGCGVAIDAPDAIIPIRTLRNISLNPNFGGEVMVVSLGCEKLQPDRLLPPGSFPITDERDAALGPETVCLQAEEHVGFMSMLDHIVQSARPHLTRLNARRRETIPASELVLGVQCGGSDAFSGVTANPAVGFCADLLVRAGATVMFSENTEVRDAVEQLTSRAATPEVAQSIVRELGWYDQYLDRGRVDRAANTTPGNKAGGLSNIAEKAMGSIIKSGTAPISHVLAPGEKLHRDQRGLVYAATPASDFICGTLQLAAGMNLHVFTTGRGTPYGLAECPVVKVATRTDLARRWNDLMDINAGKIADGEASIEDLGWEMFHLLLDVASGRKKTWAEQWKLHNALVLFNPAPVT, from the coding sequence GTGAACGACCCGATGCGAGAACCCCTCACCATCCGCATGCACGCGGACGACAACGTCGCCATCGTCGCCAACGACGGTGGCCTGCCCGCAGGCACGGTGCTGCCCGAGGGCGTGCCGGGCGCGGGCGTCACCCTGCGCGACAAGGTGCCCCAAGGCCACAAGGTGGCGTTGACGGACATGGCCGAAGGGGATGTGGTGCGCCGCTACAACGTGCCCATCGGCTACGCGCTCAAGCCCATCCCGGCAGGCAGCTGGGTGCACGAGCGCCTGCTGCAGATGCCTTCGGCCCGCGCGCTGGAGGGCCTGCCCATGGCCACCGTGAAGCCGCCCGTGCTGGAACCGCTCACGGGCTACACCTTCGAGGGCTACCGCAACGCAGACGGCTCGGTGGGCACGCGCAACATCCTGGCCATCACCACCACCGTGCAGTGTGTGGCGGGGGTCGTGGCCCTGGCGGTGCGCCGCATCAAGGCGGAGCTGCTGCCGCTGTACCCGCAGGTGGATGACGTGATCGGCCTGGAGCACACCTATGGCTGCGGCGTGGCCATCGATGCGCCCGACGCCATCATCCCCATCCGCACCCTGCGCAACATCAGCCTCAATCCCAACTTTGGGGGTGAGGTCATGGTGGTGAGCCTGGGCTGCGAAAAGCTCCAGCCCGACCGCCTGTTGCCCCCGGGCAGCTTTCCCATCACCGACGAGCGTGATGCGGCGCTGGGCCCGGAGACCGTGTGCCTGCAGGCCGAAGAGCATGTGGGCTTCATGTCCATGCTCGACCACATCGTGCAAAGCGCGCGCCCGCACCTCACACGGCTGAACGCCCGCCGCCGCGAGACCATCCCCGCCAGCGAGCTGGTGCTGGGCGTGCAGTGCGGCGGCAGCGATGCGTTCTCGGGCGTCACCGCCAACCCAGCCGTGGGCTTTTGCGCCGACCTGCTGGTGCGCGCCGGCGCCACCGTGATGTTCAGTGAAAACACCGAGGTGCGCGATGCCGTGGAGCAGCTCACCAGCCGCGCCGCCACGCCCGAAGTGGCCCAGTCCATCGTGCGCGAACTGGGCTGGTACGACCAGTACCTCGACCGGGGCCGCGTGGACCGCGCCGCCAACACCACGCCGGGCAACAAGGCCGGTGGCTTGTCCAACATCGCCGAAAAGGCCATGGGCTCCATCATCAAGAGCGGCACTGCTCCGATCTCGCACGTGCTGGCCCCGGGCGAGAAGCTGCACCGTGACCAACGCGGCCTGGTGTACGCCGCCACGCCCGCCAGCGACTTCATCTGCGGCACGCTGCAGCTGGCCGCTGGCATGAACCTGCACGTGTTCACCACCGGCCGGGGCACGCCCTACGGCCTGGCCGAATGCCCCGTGGTCAAGGTGGCCACGCGCACCGACCTGGCCCGCCGCTGGAATGACCTGATGGACATCAACGCCGGCAAGATCGCCGACGGCGAGGCCAGCATTGAAGACCTGGGCTGGGAGATGTTCCACCTGCTGCTCGACGTGGCCAGCGGCCGCAAGAAGACCTGGGCCGAGCAGTGGAAGCTGCACAACGCGCTGGTGCTGTTCAACCCCGCGCCGGTGACTTGA
- a CDS encoding TRAP transporter large permease, with product MALTILCVTFTLLLLLGVPVAFSIGLSSLATILYEGLPLAVGFQQMISGMNPFSFLAIPFFIFAGEIMMYGGIADRIVDFAKSVAGHVRGGLGMSNVLACTLFGGVSGSPVADVSAMGAVLIPQMKKEGYHADYAVNVTTHASLVGALMPTSHNLIIFTLAAGGKVSIAALILAGIVPALLLTVCNLLAAYLVAVKRGYPAGTFPGWEIVWISFRASVPGLAVVVIIIAGILSGAFTATESASVAVVWALVLSVFVYKKLTREQFLKAASKAVKTTGTVLLLIGISSMFGYLIGLYGVAELTGDALKSMSTSPWVIFLCVNIILFVLGTFLDMAATILICTPIFLPICQQFGMTTEQFGIVMLINCALGLNTPPVGTTQFIGCTIGGISVGEVMKTIWPFYSALIVALMLVTYVPQFSMWLPDLVLKAGG from the coding sequence ATGGCGTTGACCATTCTGTGCGTGACCTTCACGCTCCTGCTGCTGCTGGGCGTGCCCGTGGCGTTTTCCATCGGCCTGTCGTCGCTGGCCACCATCCTGTATGAAGGCCTGCCGCTGGCCGTGGGCTTCCAGCAGATGATTTCGGGCATGAACCCGTTTTCGTTCCTGGCGATCCCGTTCTTCATCTTCGCGGGCGAGATCATGATGTACGGCGGCATCGCCGACCGCATCGTGGACTTTGCCAAGAGCGTGGCCGGCCATGTGCGCGGCGGCCTGGGCATGAGCAATGTGCTCGCCTGCACGCTGTTCGGCGGTGTGTCGGGTTCGCCCGTGGCCGACGTGTCCGCCATGGGCGCCGTGCTCATCCCGCAGATGAAGAAAGAGGGCTACCACGCCGACTATGCGGTGAACGTGACCACGCACGCCTCGCTGGTGGGCGCGCTCATGCCCACGTCGCACAACCTGATCATCTTCACCTTGGCCGCGGGCGGCAAGGTGAGCATCGCGGCGCTGATCCTCGCGGGCATCGTGCCGGCGCTGCTGCTCACGGTGTGCAATCTGCTGGCGGCCTACCTGGTGGCCGTCAAGCGCGGCTACCCTGCGGGCACTTTCCCCGGCTGGGAGATCGTGTGGATCTCCTTCAGAGCGTCAGTCCCCGGGCTGGCGGTGGTGGTCATCATCATCGCGGGCATTCTGTCGGGGGCGTTCACGGCCACCGAATCTGCCTCGGTGGCCGTGGTGTGGGCCCTGGTGCTGTCGGTCTTCGTCTACAAGAAGCTCACGCGCGAACAGTTCCTCAAGGCCGCCTCCAAGGCCGTCAAGACCACGGGCACCGTGCTGCTGCTGATCGGCATCTCGTCCATGTTCGGCTACCTGATCGGCCTGTACGGCGTGGCCGAGCTGACGGGCGATGCGCTCAAGTCCATGAGCACCTCGCCCTGGGTGATCTTCCTGTGCGTGAACATCATCCTGTTCGTGCTCGGCACCTTCCTGGACATGGCGGCCACCATCCTCATCTGCACGCCCATCTTCCTGCCCATCTGCCAGCAATTCGGCATGACCACCGAGCAGTTCGGCATCGTCATGCTCATCAACTGCGCGCTGGGCCTGAACACGCCGCCGGTGGGCACCACGCAGTTCATCGGCTGCACCATCGGCGGCATCTCCGTGGGCGAGGTGATGAAGACCATCTGGCCGTTCTACAGCGCACTCATCGTGGCGCTGATGCTGGTGACCTACGTGCCACAGTTTTCGATGTGGTTGCCGGACCTGGTGCTGAAGGCCGGTGGATGA
- a CDS encoding TRAP transporter small permease, with product MYTRLCAFIARSCLQLGVAGLVLLVCSVLYQVIGRYIFNNTPTWAESGAVLLVLYVTMLGMAVGVRDAGHIGLESFLVLAPDWLRHKLEIVIHVLVLVFGVVMAWNCGVLAESVAPYKIPTLGISEAFKYVPPALAGVLVAMFSLEHIIALVRGTEVEPAWH from the coding sequence ATGTACACGCGTCTTTGCGCCTTCATCGCGCGCTCTTGTCTGCAACTGGGGGTGGCGGGGCTGGTGCTGCTGGTCTGCTCCGTGCTTTACCAGGTCATCGGCCGCTACATCTTCAACAACACGCCGACCTGGGCCGAAAGCGGCGCGGTGCTGCTGGTGTTGTACGTCACCATGCTGGGCATGGCGGTGGGTGTGCGTGACGCGGGCCATATCGGCCTCGAATCGTTCCTGGTACTGGCGCCCGACTGGCTGCGCCACAAGCTGGAAATCGTGATCCACGTGCTGGTGCTGGTCTTCGGCGTGGTCATGGCCTGGAACTGCGGCGTGCTGGCCGAGTCCGTGGCGCCCTACAAAATTCCCACGCTCGGTATCTCCGAAGCGTTCAAGTACGTTCCCCCCGCGCTCGCTGGCGTGCTGGTGGCGATGTTCTCCCTGGAGCACATCATTGCCCTGGTCCGCGGCACAGAGGTCGAGCCCGCCTGGCATTGA
- a CDS encoding TRAP transporter substrate-binding protein has translation MKIPQLMGRVAFAASIVLGGLTAQATEFRSSDIHPEDYPTVLAVRHMGETLSKATGGKHSIKVYAKGSLGIEKDTIEQTKLGAIAMTRVNVAPMNNICPATMVPTMPFLFRDKEHMRKVLDGAIGDEILKDCESQGFVGLAFYDSGARSIYTVKKPVKTLADVKGLKVRVQQSDLWVSLLEAMGANATPMPFGEVYTALKTGLVDAAENNYPSYESSRHFEVAKYFNKTEHSMAPEILLFSKRVWDTLSADDQKAIRAAAKESVGFMRKIWDEREEKSLATVKAGGAQIVEIDKAAFKTAMKPVYDKFLKDPKLQDMVKRIDAVQ, from the coding sequence ATGAAAATTCCCCAATTGATGGGCCGCGTGGCGTTTGCCGCCAGCATCGTGCTCGGCGGCCTCACCGCGCAGGCCACGGAATTCCGCTCGTCGGACATCCACCCCGAGGACTACCCTACCGTGCTGGCCGTGCGCCACATGGGCGAGACGCTGTCCAAGGCCACGGGCGGCAAGCACAGCATCAAGGTGTACGCCAAGGGCTCCCTGGGCATCGAGAAGGACACCATCGAGCAGACCAAGCTGGGCGCCATCGCCATGACGCGCGTGAACGTCGCGCCCATGAACAACATCTGCCCCGCCACCATGGTGCCCACCATGCCCTTCCTGTTCCGCGACAAGGAACACATGCGCAAGGTCCTCGACGGAGCCATCGGCGACGAGATCCTGAAGGACTGCGAATCACAGGGCTTCGTGGGCCTGGCCTTCTACGACAGCGGCGCGCGCTCGATCTACACCGTGAAGAAGCCCGTCAAGACCCTGGCCGACGTCAAGGGCCTGAAGGTGCGCGTGCAGCAGAGCGACCTGTGGGTGTCCCTGCTCGAAGCCATGGGCGCCAACGCCACCCCCATGCCCTTCGGCGAGGTCTACACCGCGCTCAAGACCGGCCTGGTGGACGCCGCCGAAAACAACTACCCCAGCTACGAAAGCTCGCGCCACTTCGAAGTGGCCAAGTACTTCAACAAGACCGAGCACTCGATGGCGCCCGAGATCCTGCTGTTCAGCAAGCGCGTGTGGGACACGCTGAGCGCCGACGACCAGAAGGCCATCCGCGCCGCCGCCAAGGAATCGGTGGGCTTCATGCGCAAGATCTGGGACGAGCGTGAAGAAAAGTCTCTGGCCACCGTCAAGGCCGGCGGCGCGCAGATCGTGGAGATCGACAAGGCGGCCTTCAAGACGGCGATGAAGCCGGTGTACGACAAGTTCCTGAAGGACCCCAAGCTCCAGGACATGGTCAAGCGCATCGACGCGGTGCAGTAA
- a CDS encoding SMP-30/gluconolactonase/LRE family protein, protein MTPPVDLLLPDHRDQVGESPVWSPAEQALYWVDIEGRQLHRWTYADQRVQSWETVERPACIALHAAGGLIAGMDTGVFHLQPQVGGTLAATLLAGVDHPRPGMRFNDGRCDRQGRFWAGTMVRDMSLAQAAGSLYRMDGQRGLSAPQVQGLVTQNGLGFSPDGKTLYLSDSHPSVQQIWQLPLHDDGSLGERSLFVDMRDLPGRPDGGAVDADGCYWICGNDAGVVHRFTPDGRLDRSIAVPTSKPSMCSFGGPGLDVLFITSIRPGQPQGDDVALGGAIFATRPGVAGLPETPYRSA, encoded by the coding sequence ATGACGCCCCCCGTGGACCTGCTGCTGCCCGACCACCGCGACCAGGTGGGCGAAAGCCCCGTCTGGAGCCCCGCCGAGCAGGCGCTCTACTGGGTGGACATCGAAGGCCGCCAGCTGCACCGCTGGACCTATGCGGACCAGCGCGTGCAAAGCTGGGAGACGGTGGAGCGCCCCGCCTGCATCGCGCTGCATGCGGCCGGCGGGCTGATCGCAGGCATGGACACGGGCGTCTTTCACCTGCAGCCCCAAGTGGGGGGCACCCTGGCCGCCACCCTGCTGGCCGGCGTGGACCACCCCCGGCCCGGCATGCGCTTCAACGACGGCCGCTGCGACCGCCAGGGCCGCTTCTGGGCCGGCACCATGGTGCGCGACATGTCGCTGGCGCAGGCCGCGGGCAGCCTGTACCGCATGGACGGACAGCGCGGCCTGTCGGCACCGCAGGTGCAGGGACTGGTCACGCAGAACGGCCTGGGCTTCAGCCCCGACGGCAAGACCCTGTACCTGAGCGACAGCCACCCGAGCGTGCAGCAGATCTGGCAGTTGCCGCTGCACGACGATGGGTCCCTGGGCGAGCGCTCGCTGTTCGTGGACATGCGCGATCTGCCCGGCCGGCCCGACGGCGGCGCGGTGGATGCCGACGGCTGCTACTGGATCTGCGGCAACGACGCTGGCGTGGTGCACCGCTTCACGCCCGACGGCCGGCTGGACCGGTCCATCGCCGTGCCCACCAGCAAGCCCTCGATGTGCAGCTTCGGCGGCCCGGGGCTGGACGTGCTGTTCATCACCTCCATCCGCCCCGGGCAGCCCCAGGGCGACGACGTGGCGCTGGGCGGCGCCATTTTTGCCACCCGCCCCGGCGTGGCGGGGTTGCCGGAAACACCCTATCGGAGCGCCTGA